The following coding sequences lie in one Cryptococcus gattii WM276 chromosome L, complete sequence genomic window:
- a CDS encoding uncharacterized protein (Similar to SGTC gene model, INSD accession EAL17805.1) has protein sequence MDNNRSTTSKSNQAKQPKQNNPKNQPQALKQPAQPQILNKDLFQRINYTYQAAIFLQNIGVDAGPSSSRSKRDRDIHVVMDRKGKRRAVERKGDQGAFKKLTRMSMRETKTMVVHNQLKLDPSLKRSICRVCSTVLIPGLTSRIRNRPNLNTFNKINQTCLTCSTVLSIPSPPVALHNDPTESAVAQDRGSLDGPVRAARREKIARRSKPAFHECERQHKGTKGHVLWRGEEKLGKWGVYKHVEEGIVQQNDGEDMKQTTPNA, from the exons ATGGACAACAATAGATCCACTACTTCTAAATCCAACCAGGCTAAACAACCCAAGCAAAATAATCCCAAAAACCAGCCACAGGCGCTCAAACAGCCAGCCCAGCCTCAGATCCTCAACAAGGACCTTTTCCAGCGTATCAACTACACATACCAAGCAGCTATTTTTCTACAAAATATCGGCGTAGATGCAGGgccatcatcatcaagaTCTAAGAGAGATCGAGATATACATGTGGTGATGGATAGAAAGGGCAAGAGAAGGGCGGTAGAGCGTAAAGGGGATCAGGGAGCGTTCAAAAAGCtgacgaggatgagcaTGAGAGAAACCAAAACTATGGTCGTGCACAATCAGCTCAAGCT TGATCCATCGCTCAAGAGGTCTATTTGCCGGGTCTGCTCTACCGTCCTCATCCCAGGACTTACAAGTCGTATACGAAATCGAC CCAACCTGAACACTTTCAACAAGATCAACCAGACATGTCTCACATGCTCCACTGTATTGTCTATCCCATCCCCACCCGTTGCTCTCCACAATGATCCAACAGAGAGCGCGGTTGCACAAGATCGAGGCTCTCTCGACGGCCCCGTCAGAGCTGCTAGACGGGAGAAGATAGCTAGGAGGAGTAAACCCGCTTTCCACGAGTGTGAACGTCAACATAAAGGGACGAAAGGACATGTGCTCTGGAGAGGGGAGGAAAAGCTTGGAAAGTGGGGTGTCTATAAGCATGTCGAAGAGGGAATTGTGCAACAAAATGATGGGGAGGATATGAAGCAAACGACACCAAATGCTTAA